One region of Camelus bactrianus isolate YW-2024 breed Bactrian camel chromosome 20, ASM4877302v1, whole genome shotgun sequence genomic DNA includes:
- the PEX39 gene encoding peroxisomal biogenesis factor 39, with translation MEPPCSPSRSGHVPAAAESAPASVTLTQLLQLVQQGEELPDLERRHIAATLGEPTASRLPRRPKPWEAASSAEDLAPPLQTLGHRPTDPKVWAEQPPGGARLGAGATAPS, from the coding sequence ATGGAGCCGCCCTGCAGTCCCAGCCGGTCGGGCCATGTTCCCGCGGCGGCGGAGTCAGCCCCGGCCTCGGTGACCCTAACGCAGCTCCTGCAGCTGGTCCAGCAGGGCGAGGAGCTCCCGGACCTGGAGAGGCGCCACATCGCGGCGACCCTTGGCGAACCCACGGCATCCCGGCTCCCGCGGAGGCCCAAGCCCTGGGAGGCCGCAAGCTCCGCAGAGGACCTGGCGCCGCCGCTCCAGACCTTGGGCCACAGGCCCACCGACCCTAAAGTATGGGCAGAGCAACCTCCTGGAGGAGCCCGGCTTGGCGCAGGTGCGACGGCGCCTTCCTAG